A section of the Quatrionicoccus australiensis genome encodes:
- a CDS encoding efflux RND transporter periplasmic adaptor subunit produces MPQRQKRLLLAAALAGLFSLGGGLAVYHGQADAAPAAAAPTATVDVAAVASRAVTEWQQYSGRLEAVERVEIHPQVSGILTAVHFKDGSLVRKGDLLFTIDPRPFAAEVARAEAQLAAMDARVAYTASDLARSERLLAENAIARRDFDEKQNAAREAKANLQAAEAALKLARLNLEYTRITAPIAGRVSRAEITVGNLVAPGNGPALTSLVSADRIYAAFDVDEQSYLKVVNGSQGKALPIHLGLADDEGYSLEGKLSSVDNRLDSSSGTIRLRALVDNPDGKLLPGLYARIRLGAASQREVLLIDEKAVGTDQARRFVLVVGEGNQTAYREVQLGSIQDGLRVVESGLKAGERIVVNGLQRVRPGDPVTPNVVPMGGAAPAAAKG; encoded by the coding sequence ATGCCCCAACGTCAAAAACGTCTCCTTCTCGCCGCCGCTCTGGCCGGCCTGTTCAGTCTCGGCGGCGGTCTCGCCGTTTATCACGGCCAGGCCGATGCCGCGCCGGCGGCTGCTGCCCCGACCGCTACGGTCGATGTCGCCGCAGTCGCCAGCCGCGCCGTGACCGAATGGCAGCAATACTCCGGCCGCCTCGAAGCGGTCGAACGCGTCGAGATCCACCCGCAGGTCTCCGGCATCCTGACCGCCGTGCATTTCAAGGATGGCAGCCTGGTCAGGAAGGGTGACCTGCTGTTCACCATCGACCCGCGCCCCTTCGCAGCCGAAGTCGCCCGTGCCGAAGCCCAGCTCGCCGCCATGGACGCCCGCGTCGCCTACACCGCCAGCGACCTGGCGCGCAGCGAGCGGCTGCTCGCCGAAAACGCCATCGCCCGCCGCGATTTCGACGAGAAACAGAATGCCGCCCGCGAGGCCAAGGCCAACCTGCAGGCAGCCGAAGCGGCACTCAAGCTTGCCCGTCTCAATCTCGAATACACCCGGATCACGGCGCCGATCGCCGGCCGCGTCTCGCGCGCCGAAATCACCGTCGGCAACCTGGTCGCGCCAGGCAATGGCCCGGCCCTGACCTCACTGGTCTCGGCCGACCGCATCTACGCCGCCTTCGATGTCGACGAGCAGAGCTACCTCAAGGTGGTCAACGGCAGCCAGGGCAAGGCCCTGCCCATCCACCTCGGGCTGGCCGACGACGAGGGCTACTCGCTGGAAGGCAAGTTGAGTTCGGTGGACAACCGCCTCGACAGCAGTTCCGGCACCATCCGCCTGCGCGCCCTGGTCGACAACCCGGACGGCAAGCTGCTGCCCGGCCTCTATGCCCGCATCCGGCTTGGCGCCGCCAGCCAGCGCGAGGTGCTGCTGATCGACGAAAAAGCAGTCGGCACCGACCAGGCCAGGCGCTTCGTGCTGGTCGTCGGCGAAGGCAACCAGACCGCCTACCGCGAAGTGCAACTGGGCAGCATCCAGGACGGCCTGCGCGTCGTCGAAAGCGGACTCAAGGCCGGCGAGCGCATCGTGGTCAATGGCCTGCAGCGGGTGCGCCCGGGCGATCCGGTGACCCCCAACGTCGTGCCGATGGGCGGCGCCGCGCCGGCCGCGGCCAAGGGCTGA
- a CDS encoding alpha/beta hydrolase, whose translation MHPPPPITAEDLSIPGPAGPLALRLYRPSMAQVALPVVLYFHGGGFVGGSLNDADASATFIAEQTPALVVAVDYALAPARPFPAAPEDAHAAAQWTVEHAAGLGGDPARLAVAGDDAGGNLAAALTLIARDRNGPAILAQALVGPMLDPSMTRLGDGARLNSDLSAATCADCYRQYLPQTRQRLHPYASPLISVRQAGLPPALIVTAECDVLHKEAEHYAEALIAAGVPTQVVRFAGVNHATLASHRPALAEIAHFLRRRLWDAEVPAHPLNL comes from the coding sequence ATGCACCCCCCCCCCCCGATCACCGCCGAAGACCTGAGCATTCCCGGCCCGGCCGGTCCGCTTGCCTTACGGCTCTACCGGCCGAGCATGGCCCAGGTGGCGCTGCCGGTCGTCCTCTATTTCCATGGCGGCGGCTTCGTCGGCGGCAGCCTGAACGATGCCGATGCAAGCGCCACCTTCATCGCCGAACAGACTCCGGCCCTGGTCGTCGCCGTCGATTACGCCCTGGCCCCGGCCCGTCCCTTCCCGGCGGCGCCGGAAGATGCCCACGCCGCAGCGCAGTGGACCGTCGAACACGCCGCCGGACTGGGTGGCGACCCGGCCCGCCTGGCGGTGGCCGGCGACGATGCCGGCGGCAACCTGGCCGCCGCCCTGACGCTCATCGCCCGCGACCGCAACGGCCCGGCCATCCTCGCCCAGGCACTGGTCGGGCCGATGCTCGATCCGAGCATGACGCGGCTCGGTGACGGCGCCCGCCTCAACTCCGACCTCAGCGCCGCGACTTGCGCCGACTGCTACCGCCAGTACCTGCCGCAAACCCGCCAGCGCCTCCACCCCTACGCCTCGCCGCTGATCTCGGTACGGCAGGCCGGCCTGCCGCCGGCCCTGATCGTCACCGCCGAATGCGACGTGCTGCACAAGGAGGCCGAGCACTACGCCGAGGCCCTGATCGCTGCCGGCGTGCCGACCCAGGTGGTGCGCTTCGCCGGCGTCAACCACGCCACGCTGGCCAGCCACCGCCCGGCGCTGGCCGAAATCGCCCACTTCCTGCGGCGCCGCCTGTGGGATGCCGAGGTGCCGGCGCATCCGCTCAATCTGTAG